The following nucleotide sequence is from Fusarium graminearum PH-1 chromosome 1, whole genome shotgun sequence.
GTGTCTTCCCTCAGCTCAAGTATGTCAAGTTTGACTGCACCAAGTGCGGTGTGACGCTAGGTCCTTTCCAGCAAGAGTCCAATGTCGAAGTCAAGATCACTTACTGTCAGAGTTGCCAGTCAAGAGGTCCCTTCACTCTCAACTCGGAAAAGACAGTTTACCGAAACTACCAAAAGCTTTCTCTTCAAGAGTCCCCCGGTACTGTTCCTGCTGGTCGATTGCCGCGATCGCGCGAGGTCATCCTTCTTTGGGATCTCATCGACAAGGCAAAGCCTGGTGAGGAAATTGAAGTGACCGGAATCTATCGCAACAACTACGATGCTCAGCTCAACAATCGTAACGGCTTCCCTGTGTTTGCTACCATTCTCGAAGCCAACAACGTCGTCAAGTCTCACGACCAGCTGGCTGGTTTCCGCAtgacagaagaggatgagcaAAACATTCGTAAATTGTCACGCGACCCCAacattgttgacaagattATCAACTCGATAGCACCTAGCATCTACGGGCATACCGATATCAAGACTGCTGTGGCCTTGTCGCTCTTTGGCGGTGTTGCAAAGGTCACTAAGGGTGCCCACCACCTCCGAGGTGACATCAACGTGCTTCTTCTAGGTGATCCTGGTACAGCCAAGTCTCAGGTCCTCAAGTACGCAGAGAAGACAGCCCACCGAGCCGTTTTCGCTACTGGCCAGGGTGCTAGTGCAGTTGGTTTGACTGCTAGTGTTCGTCGAGACCCTCTGACTAGCGAATGGACATTGGAAGGTGGTGCTCTTGTGCTGGCAGATCGCGGAACTTGCCTCATTGACGAGTTCGACAAGATGAACGATCAAGATCGAACATCTATTCACGAAGCCATGGAACAACAGACTATTTCCATTTCCAAGGCTGGTATTGTTACTACCCTGCAGGCTCGCTGTGGTGTCATTGCAGCTGCCAACCCTATCGGTGGACGATACAACTCTACAGctcccttctcttccaatGTTGAGTTGACAGAGCCCATCTTGTCGCGTTTCGATATTCTCTGTGTTGTTCGCGACACAGTAGAGCCCGAGGAGGATGAGCGTCTGGCCCGTTTCATTGTGGGATCCCACAGCCGAAGCCATCCCCTAAGCCAAGCAGAGCAGGGCTCCATGGAGGTTGAGCACGATACTCAAGCCGAGACACAAGGGTCAACGCGCAAGCCTGAGGGTGAGATTCCACAAGAGTTGTTGAGGAAGTATATCCTTTATGCTCGTGAGCACTGTTCCCCCAAGCTCTACCACAtcgacgaggacaagattgCACGACTCTTTGCCGATATGCGACGCGAGTCCATCGCCACAGGTGCCATTCCTATCACAGTAAGTCATATCACACGCCTCAATAGCAGTACCAATACTAACAAGCTCAGGTGCGACATCTTGAAGCAATCATCCGTATCAGCGAAGCCTTCTGCCGTATGCGTCTATCAGAGTACTGCGCGGCACAGGACATCGATCGTGCCATCGCCGTCACGGTAGACAGCTTTGTGGGCAGCCAGAAGATTAGTTGCAAGAAGGCTCTCGCAAGGGCGTTCGCCAAGTATACACTGGCCAGACCGGGTGgtcagaagaagactggcGCCAACAGCCAGGGCAGACGGCAAACTGCTGCCGCAAGCTAAGGAGTTTTACGTAGAAAAGACATGTAATATACGACGGTTTGTTGGGGCGATACCTTTAATAGATATAATGCATCATGAGTTAAATATGAATAGCGTTTACAACCACATGGTTACCCTATAAGGCTTCTATTATCATTAAGTATACTAGCAAGACAACACGCCTAACGATGCAAGGCTCTTGGTGATCTAAGCTGGCTGTGTATTTAAAAGTCAAGTCGAGCATTTGCCATAAGTAAGACTTTATTTACAGATGccatccattcattcattgcTTTGTAGTACATATCCATTCATGTCTTGGGTATCGCTAAATCAAAATATTCCTCTTTCTTATCTTAGAAATCTTCTCGCTCATTGCCCTGTCGAGCCTGTACTTGAAGCCGCGCTTGATGGTCGAGGTGGAAGCGCAGGCACGCCATGCCCGGACCCTGAATCTTCTCGCTGCATGGGAATCCCTCCCATCATACCCATACTACCAATCCCCATCCCTGGTAGCGGTAGCTGCGGGGGAGGACCCTGACCATCACTATCCTCTGCCTGGCTGTCGAGCTGCTCTTGTGCCGCCTTAAGGTCAAGTTCATGCAGacgctccttctcagccGGATCAAtgatatcatcgtcgtcgctccAGTAAgggtcgtcgtcgtccagcTCAGGCATCGCCATGCGCTTCCAGAATCGCAGCTCTTGACGATGCGCCTTCTCGTCGACGAGTTTGTTCCAACGaccctcgtcctcatcgtACTTTCGTCGGTACTCGCGCAAGTTCTCGTTGGCTTTCCCAGCGTGGGCCTGCATCTGCCAGATTTGTTCGCGCAGACGGGCGTTCTCGTCGCGCGCGTCGGCGAGTTGCTTGCGGTATGAGCGGTGCCATGAGGCTACGTCGCTGACATGCTTGGTCTTGTACTCGTGGAACTGTCGTAGGAGGTTGGCCATGGCGTTGGCGTATTGAGAGAGAAGTTTGGCGTTGGAATCGCGGCTGAACTTTGCCTTTTCGAGGGATTCGGTAAGGAGGGAGATGAGAGCATCgatgttttgttcttgacctgTGTGATATTAGTTGGTGGATTTAATTTGTTAGAAAAAATGACATGACATACTGTTGATGTCTTCTGCGGCGCTTTCGATAACTTGTGTGTTGCTAACACCTTGcgtcttggccttgttccTCACTCTTCCCAGCCCGGTGACGATATCCTCTGTAACTCGACGGTTTTCTGCCAGTTGGCGGCTAAGCTCCTCGACCATGCCGTAGATGTAATTGAGTTCAGCCTGGTGGCCCGCAGGCGTGGGGACAGGCATTCCGGCCGCCATGTTTGTCCCGTTCAtaccattcatcatggcgatctgttgttgttgctgctgccactgatgttgagattgtgGAGAGACGTATTGATTTgggagctgctgctgctgttgctgttgctgttgatggtaCGGCGGTTGTGGCAGTTGCTGTTGGGGAAAGTGACGCGCTGAAGAGGTGGGAGACGGGGCTGGAGCGGGAGAAGGAGTGGGTTGTGATTGATCGTAGGAGTTTGGAAAGGTCATGTCTTGTCGACCCTCGAATCTGGGGCTCTGAGCGTTTGgaggatggtgttggtgtcttTGATGGAGCTGAGAGCTTAATTTGGTATAGTCTGACATTCAATTCTGCCCCTCAACTTTTTGGAACACATTTCCCAAGCCAGGTCTGTTTGTATCCGGGACGGCGCAAGTTTATCCCGTACCTATATAAGACAAACACCACCAGCTAACAAATCGCTGACTGTCAATAGTACCTACAGTAGTAGAACAATTcatttgtttgtttcaaaATTATTTAATTTCCAGTATAATAGAGTTCAAATGTCTTTACCCATCCGGAAGTATATACATTTCTGAGTACCCATACATGGCATAATACAGGACACCCAAACCCGGGCATTCCTCCAATCCAATGGCCCTACAGTCTGCTCTTGTACTACCAAAAGCTGTTTAGCAGACTCGAAATATTGGTCGGGTAAACATCACTCTCACATGTAATTCACACAACATCGGCCCGAAATTCCAATAATCTGACTCCATAGCCTCCTACACTTTGTTGCTTACTAAATATCCCCTATCTGGTTCCTTGCGCTGGCAGTCAATCCTCATGTAAGCCGTCGAGTCCAGAATCTTGTACGTAGATCAAAATACACAGTATAAGAGAGATACATCAAAGATGTCTCTTTCATTCTCTATATTTGAGGGTTTGGCGGGCTGTGGCACCCATCGGCTACCTGAACTATTACAAATACTCGATTTCTTAATGGATCATGCAATCAATTTTTCTGCTGGGCATTGTTGCTCTTGCATATGGTCGAAAGACTGTACCAGGTCTAGAAATGTATGGAAACTTACGACTCGGTTGAAGGAAGATATGAACAATAGGAGAAACAAGGTTATACTGCCGATTTTGGATATATTAAAGGTATAGTTACAAAAGAGTGATCTATTCCAATGCCTGCGTACACTGACAGAGAAACAGAATGCTACAAGTTCTGAGATCCCAAAGCCCCTTGCTACTTCATGGAAGGAGACGATCCAAAAGCAACTACAACTTGATTTAGAAATGTGGGAGTATCATCAGCATGATCTTGCATTAGTGATTGTCGAGTTTGGAGTTGGTCTCTTTCTCCGCGGAGTTGACAGATTTACAAGACGGCTACCATTATTGACTCAATTGACGGATGTTTTGTTGGATCAAGATTGTACAGGGGGGCAGGGGAGTACAGGAAGGCAAATGTCTTGACCTGATATGGCGTGTGATTGATAGTTCCTTTGAGTATTCTTAGTGTTAGTGCAGGTTAGGTACTCTAGGTATGTGACTTCTCTCCTGATGTAAAGTGTCAAATGCCCGGGGCCGTATCCCCGACTCCGCGTAAAGAGCGAGCGGGGAATTATCATGCCGAGATTCCCAATCACGACAGCCCGACTACTCGGGAACTTGGTAGTATTACG
It contains:
- a CDS encoding DNA replication licensing factor mcm2; translation: MSSPLHPSSARPNRKRSRTGGDDGPSPAGMASSPMPSSPPEFNITHGVEDDDDIEEEVMIQDDIDDIDEMAEDEVDLFREGYENDYRDLEDDHYGGEGIDDEQYEDMRIDQRQQVDKVLNRRDRAIQERRGMPQVWGALDEDGDDIDLSAQPRRRRHNYDENPDDIMDTDIMSEELSLEALGDVKASSLTEWVSLPSVQRTIRREFKAFLTSYTDTSGSSVYGSRIRTLGEVNAETLEVSYEHLSESKAILAYFLANAPAEMLKLFDEVAMDVVLLHYPDYERIHSEIHVRIFDLPVHYTLRQLRQSHLNCLVRVSGVVTRRSGVFPQLKYVKFDCTKCGVTLGPFQQESNVEVKITYCQSCQSRGPFTLNSEKTVYRNYQKLSLQESPGTVPAGRLPRSREVILLWDLIDKAKPGEEIEVTGIYRNNYDAQLNNRNGFPVFATILEANNVVKSHDQLAGFRMTEEDEQNIRKLSRDPNIVDKIINSIAPSIYGHTDIKTAVALSLFGGVAKVTKGAHHLRGDINVLLLGDPGTAKSQVLKYAEKTAHRAVFATGQGASAVGLTASVRRDPLTSEWTLEGGALVLADRGTCLIDEFDKMNDQDRTSIHEAMEQQTISISKAGIVTTLQARCGVIAAANPIGGRYNSTAPFSSNVELTEPILSRFDILCVVRDTVEPEEDERLARFIVGSHSRSHPLSQAEQGSMEVEHDTQAETQGSTRKPEGEIPQELLRKYILYAREHCSPKLYHIDEDKIARLFADMRRESIATGAIPITVRHLEAIIRISEAFCRMRLSEYCAAQDIDRAIAVTVDSFVGSQKISCKKALARAFAKYTLARPGGQKKTGANSQGRRQTAAAS